The sequence TATTATTCCAGGGGAAGTAAGCACCAAGTCCAAGTTTTTCGCCGAGCTTTTTTGCAATCCACCAATTTGGCTTTTGATCATTTGGTTCATCAATAACCGGTTGTCGAATTCCAACAAAGCCTTCTTTAAAGGGTGAGGTATTTAGATCATCGTATCTTTCAAGATAAACCGATTCGGGAAGTACAACATCAGCCCAGCCGGCAATTTCACTTGGAATTACATCAACAACTACCATCAAATCTAAATTTTGAATTGCGTGAATAGTTTCTTTTCTATTGGGCAAAGCCTGAATAAGATTTGTACCGTAAACGAACCACCCTTTTATCGGATATGGTTTACCTGATATTGTTGCCGCACGAATTCCTGTAGAGATTTGTTCGCCGGAAGCAAATGGATATTTCATATCAGGGTTGTCAAGCGGTTCTTTCTTTAATTCAGGATAAACCGGGTAAGGATATTTTGGAACCGGGAAAGAGTAAGGAACATAAAATCCACCCTTGCTTCCCCAACTTCCAAGCAGTGCATTGAGCAGTGCAATTGCTCTGCTGCGTTGTGTGTCATCGCCATACCATGTTGCGTGTCTCCCCGGATGAACTAGTGTTGAGGGTTTGAAACGAGCCATCTCGCGTGCAGTAGCTCTAATAATTTCAGGCTCAATTCCTGTTTCAACATAAGCCCATTCAGGAGTGTAGATAGAAACTTCCTGTGAGAATTTATCAAAACCGTAACCATATTTTTCAATGTAATCTGAATTGTAAAGCTTTTCATTTACTATCACACTCATCCAGGCAAGCAGTAATGCTAAATCTAACCCGGGTTTTATCGGCAGGTAATATTTTGCTTTACTTGCTGCGACCGAAAATCTCGGATCAACCACAATAATTGAAGAGCCACTTTCAACTGCGCGAGAAAATTCTTGAACCTGTGTATTGTGCATATTTTCTCCGAGATGAGAACCAATAAGCACAAGACATTTTGCGTTTTCAATATCAGTTCTTTCGGGCGAACCGACTATATCACCAAATGTAAGTTCAAAGCCAACTTCGCGTGGACCGCGGCATTGTGCAAAGGAAGGGGCTGTTTCATTCGGGCTTCCATAGGCACGAAGCATGTGTTTTATAAAATTCCCGCCTATTCCATGTGAGAATAAAGCAATTGATTCGGGTCCATAAGCTGATTTTATTTTATTCATTTTCTCGGTAATAAAATCAAATGCTTCGTTCCAGGTAACTTCAACCCACTTTTCTTCACCCCGATCAGCTCTTCTGATCAACGGTCTCTTTAATCTCTCAGGGTCACGATGAGCACCAACCCCACCTGTTCCGCGCGGGCATAATCTTCCACTGCTTAATGGATCGAGCGGATTACCTTCGACTTTCCAAAGCTCACCATCTTTTACATAAGCGATAGCACCGCATTTCCAGAAACATAAATCGCAGTAAGTTGGAATTTTCTTAATCCCTTTTACTTTTTCTTTGTTGATTTTTTCTGATCCTTTAAAAATAGTTTTAGCCGAACCAGTAAGTACAGCGGCAGTAGCTATTGTTGCACCTGAAATTTTTAGAAATCTTCTTCGGGATATTGAGTTCATTTCATTCTCGAAATTTTTGTGTTTGATAAATTCTTTTTGAAATATTCATGATTGACATTTATGAATATCAACTTTATTGCCAATTGGATATTTGTAATTTGGAGAATATGATAAGATTAGAAGTGATTTTTTTTTCATATTATAGAAAATGCAATCACGAATTCTTAGAGTTGAGAAATAAATATTTTCAGCGGGTAAATTATTTACTCTGAAAAGCAGGATAATATTTGATAAAATAAAACAGCGCAGCGCCAATTAAGATGAGTAAGCCTTTTCCAACCTTCAATATTTTGGCAGCACACATTTTTTACTAACACGTTTCAACAGCATTTCAAAATCATACAAACTCTCACTCATCACATCCGAACCTTCAGCGTGACAGGTTAGACAAGCACCAACAAGTAAAATTCTTTTTTGTTCTTTAAGGTTAAATGGTCTTGTGTTTGTACGTGTTGACGAGGATTCCTCTCTCGTTTGCAGAAATCCAATCCAGGCATCCTTTGGTAATCCATCTTCCGGATGGTTTAATAATTGCGATTGAAAATTCCACTCACCTTTTTTAGAATAAAATAATTCCCCTTTACCGTAGCCAATAGCAAGCGGATTATTATGGCACGATTGGCATGATCGTCCGGTCTTATTGATTGTATGAGAAAAGGTTGGGACAAATAATCTTTTAAAGATTTTTTTATCAGAATTATTTTTCATATTGTCAATTGTAAGAACCATTCCCGGCAGAAATGTATTAATGATTTCATTTCCATCTTTTCCTTTTCTAACACCGAGGACAGGATAATCTACATAAAAATCTGATGGAGTTTCATTCCAGCTACCTGTGATATCTTTGTTTTCTAATAAATCATATCCCTCAAGTTTCGGATCAAACTCCGTGTGGCAGCCAACGCAGTGCGAGACCCATTCAGTGTGACACGAACTGCAACTTAACTTTTTATGTGCGTTACCCTCAATGCAAATTTTTGCCGGCGGATTTAATTTCAACTTTTGCTTACTTGATTTTGTCAGTAGATATTTTTGACTGGATGATTTAACATAAGTGTTAATTAGAGGAATATTTGATTTGGTTGTAATTAAAAATTTTTCATTTCCAATGCGAGCATTTCTTAAATCCACAATTTTTTTTGACTCGTAATCAAGCTGCAAATAACTAACTGATCCGGATTCGTTTGAGTGACAATCAATGCACTGCACTTTGGTCTGCTCTTCCATATGCTCGTACGAATTTCCATCTCCCATAATCTCAAGAGAAACATGACAATCAATACAAATCATTCCTGCAGAGTGATGAACATCGTCCTTAGTTTTTTGAAAAACCCTCCCATCCATTAAAAGTCTAAAATTATTTTTATCTTTTATCTCACTTGTGGAATAAAGCGTTTCAAACCAGCCTTCATAATTTGTTGAGATGCGACCTGAGCGGCTGTGACATCCGAAGCAATGATCATTAGTTACATTTAAGCTTAATTGAGGATGAATTTCCGGAAAACTTTCAAACTGATTTTTGTTTTCGTTTGACTTTTCACGTTTGACCTTTGCCTTTTGGTAACTGTTTAATTGCTCGATTGCCAAATTGCTGTAATTAAGATGACAAGCATTGCAGCCCCCACCACGTGATAATTCATTAATCGCACCCCATTCCGTTTTTTTATTTGAGAGATGACACGAGGCACAAAGATTCCTGTTGTGATTATCTGCATTTGATTGAGTCAAATCTTTTACATCAAAATGACCATCCGGTCTGGCTAACTCATCAAATGCAAAACGATTTACAGCAATTACTCCGCTCATTGTATTCATCAAAGAACTGATTATTCGTTCAGGAATTCCAGGATGACAATTTACAGCGCCGCAAGTTTTTGCCGCGTCTGAAGTGTTTCCCGGTATGAGTATCATTCCCTTATGAGCAAATATTTTATTGGATGTATTTGGATTTCCGAGATGACAGGCATTACAACCAATAATTTGAGGTGAATGAGATGGTTCAAACCCCTCCATTTCATCGTGACAATTTACACAGCCGTTAAACGCAGTTTTATTGATAAAAGACCCACTTACGTAAAAAGCAAAGACGTAAATAATCAATATTAATAAAGATGAAAAAAATATTTTTTTGCTTAGAGTCAATTCTAATAATTCTTTGCCTGATTAAAACATTACTTCTAAAATAGATTCCACGAAAGGAAAATAAAACACTTGTTATAATCAAAATATTATTTCGAAATAATTATTTAGAGTGAAGCAAAGAGCTGTTCTCTATGTTAAGAATTTCAATCAACTTAGTTCTCAATAATGAAACTAAAAGTCAATTATTGTGTGAATTAAGTCTGAAATAAACTTAATTATTTGGTAAAAGAATTGACTCTTCTTTTTCATTAAAAGAATAATTGAATACTATAAACAAAAACTAATTCAAAACAATCAAACTAATTATTAAAATTAAAAGAAGGGATTCTATATGTGCAAAAAACTTTTTTCTATTGTAACTGTATTCGTTTTGGCTTTGATTATGATTCAAAGTGCAAGCGCAACTGACGGCTATTTCCGACACGGTTACGGAATAAAATACTCCGCACTTGCAGGCTCTGGAGTTGCTATTTCATTAAGTTCACTCGGCGCAATAAATAACCCTGCCTTACTAACTTACGTTGACAGCAGGTTAGATATAAACGTTTCATTATTCAGCCCGTCCCGTGAGTACACTATTACAGGCGCTCCATCAGGTTTTCCCGGAACATTTGGACTTACACCCGGCACAATAGAAAGTGAATCAAACTTTTTTATTTTCCCCACAATGGGTATCGCCTATAAGATCAATCCGACTATGAGTCTTGGTTTAGCTTTTTACGGCAATGGCGGAATGAACAGTGACTACCCTGCTCAAACATTTTATGACCCAACCTCCCCTTCCACAGGAGTAAATATTGAACAAATGTTTGCCGCCGCCACTTACTCAATTGAAATTGCAAAAGGTCATTCACTTGGAGTAAGTGCTTTACTTGGATGGCAAAGGTTTGCTGCAAAAGGATTAATTGCGTTTTCTAATTTCTCAAGTGATCCTGCAAGTTTAACTGGTAATTCATTTTCAACCGCTTTTGGATATGGTGGAAAGATCGGTTATGTTGGAAAGTTCACTGACTTTTTAAGTTTTGGTGCGGCGTATCAAACTAAATTATCAATGCAGAAGTTCGAACGTTATCAGGGCTTGTTTGCTGAAAAAGGTGACTTCGATGTTCCTGCTTCATGGACAGCCGGTGTTGCAGTTGTTCCGATGGAAAACCTGACAGTCCTGCTTGATGTTCAACAGATTCTTTACAGCGGAATAAACTCAGTCGGCAATCCAATGGATTTAATCAATAATTCCCCTGCTTTACCCGACGGAAATCCAAATCCAAACTTTAAAGCTCTTGGCAATGAAGAAGGATGGGGTTTCGGATGGGAAGATGTAACTGCTGTAAAATTTGGTTTAATGTATAAACTTGACGATACATGGACCATACTCGGTGGTTATTCTTTCAATTCACAGCCGATTCCGGAAAGCGAAGTCATGTTTAATATTCTTGCCCCTGCTGTCGTTCAACATCATATTACACTTGGCTTGAGCAAACTTATTGGAAGTAATGAAATAAATTTTGCAATGATGTACGCTCCTGCTGTAACTGTTGAAGGACCAAATCCGATGGAAGCGCCCGGTGCACAAACAATCGGAATAAAAATGAGTCAGTTCCAAATTGATTTTGGTTATGCATTTACTTTTTAATTTTTAGTCAATCTAATTAAGGGCATCATTCCGGTGCCCTTTTTATTAAATATTTATAACAAGGAATAAAATGTCGAAAAAATTCTTTTTAATAATTTACATATTCTTATTTATCAATGCCGCTTCAGCCTCTGATCATGGTATTTACATGCGTGTTGTAAAAGATATAAAGGGAGACTACTCCAAAGTTTGTGCAAGTGTTAAACAATCGCTGCAATCTGCCGGCTTCAAAATTTTAGCCGACCATGACATAACTACACCAGACAGAGTAAAAGAGGATAGAAAAGATCTTTGCGGATATAGGGGAAAGCTTTTTGTTTTTACAAATGACGAATACATCAAAGCAATCACTTCATTCGGTAATAAATATTTATCCGCTGGATTCTTTCGTGTAGGAATTCATGAAACAAATGAAGGTATTCAAATAATCATCGCCGATCCTGAAACGATTGATCGAATTATTTTTAATGACTTGAACGATGATCAGTACAATAAGGCTGTAAAAAAAATAGTCCCATTTAAAACGAAAATTATTGATGCTATTCATTCTCTTAAACTTGATTCAAACGTAAAAGAAGTACGTGAGCCAAAAAGAAGTGATGAAGATATTCGCGATGCTTCTAAAGATATGATCATGATGGTAGGCGATATGACTTTCTTTGAAGATGAAGATCAGTTTCCGGAAATTTATTCACAGAAAAAAAATGTAACCGTTGAAGGTTTGGAAAAACTAAAACAAAAATTTATAGCAAACATTAAAAACTTTTCACCCAACCAGGAAGATAAAGAATATCGCTGGAGCGAAAATCTAAAAGAGGATCTTAAATGGAAAGTAATCAGTGAAGTTTACTCTCCGGATAAAAAAGCAATTCTTTTGGGAATTACAAGGAATCAAACAGAAGGAGTTTCCTTTTATATCGTTGGTGATGAAACTAAAGAAAATAGCTGCCCCGGGCTTGATCATCTTACTGCTTATCCCATCGAAGTTTTACTGATGATTAAAGGTGATAAAATTGTTGTTCACACTCCAAGGGAGATGTTGAGAATGGACATGTACTTTTGGGATGCCGGAATGAAAGCTTTTATGGATCACATGAGTATGCCCGATATACTTGATGAATCTATTTACCGTGCTTTGTTTGCGAAGGATAAAGATTAGTAATACTAAAGGTGGTCAGTTTTTTTTTACTGATCACCTTTTGGGATTAAATTATTATCATTTTGTTTTTATTTGCTGTTGTTAAATTTTAAAAATGAGCCTTTTGATAATTTATAATCAATAAGAAACTACTGTCAGACTTAGCCTGTCGAAGTCTGGAGATGATCAAAATTATCATCCTTCGACAAGCTCAGGATGACAGTCGAAAAATTTTTCAGAAGATTCATACGCAAAAAATTATTCTGCTGTTTTTCTTAATACAGTATTTGCTGTTTGATAGGCTTACGGACAACAAATAAAGAAGAATTGCAGAAATGATTTTGTAATTTTGAGTAGCCGATATTTAATTATTATTGAAAGCGATGGAAGAGCAGACTACCGATACAATATTAAACTCTTTAGCAGAAGGTGTATTTACTGTTGACAAAAATTTTAAAATAAATTTTTTCAATTCTGCTGCTGAAAAAGTAACAGGGCTCGATAGAAAAGACGTGATTGGAAAATTTTGCAAGCACGTTTTAAAATCAGAACTTTGCTATCTGAATTGTCCCATTGCTTCAATCCTTGAAAATGGAAAAAGCATTTTCGACTTAGAAACACAAATACAGCGTAGTGACGGCAAAGTATTGCAGATTCGTATGAATGCCGCTGTCTTAAAAAATGCTTCTAATGAACCAACCGGTGGAATAATTTCTTTCCGCGATATGTCTGCTTACAAAGAACTTCGCCAATATCTCGAACACAATACACAATTTTACGGCATAGTTGGTTATAGTAAACCAATGCAGGAAATATTTTCTTTGATAACAGAAATTTCGAACACTGATGCAACAATATTGATAATAGGTGAAACCGGTACGGGTAAAGAATTAATTGCGAACGCTGTTTACCTAACGAGCAAAAGAAAAAATAATAAATTTGTGAAAGTTAATTGCGCAGTTCTTCCGCCGCAGCTTCTTGCAAGTGAATTGTTTGGTCATTCTAAAGGCGCTTTTACAGATGCAGTGAAAGAAAGGATGGGGCGTTTTGAATATGCCGATGGAGGTACAATTTTCCTAGATGAAATTGCCGAGATACCTATTCAAATGCAATTGCAATTACTGCGAATAATTCAGGAAGGAGCTTTCGAGCGATTGGGTGAATCGCAAACCCGTAAGGTGGATGTAAGAATTATTGCCGCAACAAATGTAAATATTGAAGAGGCTATTAAAAACGGTACATTCAGAGAAGACCTGTATTACAGGTTGAATGTAATCCCGATAGAGGTTCCCCCATTAAGAAAAAGACGAGAGGATATTCCTCATCTTGTAAATCATTTTATTAAAAAATTTGCTTTACTCTATTCAAAAGATATAACTCAGATTGACGATAAAGGGATGGATTTGCTTTACAGATATGATTGGCGTGGTAACGTACGCGAACTTGAAAATGCAATTGAATATGCTATGATCAGATGCAAATCATCCGACACCTTGTGCGCTTGCAGTTTACCTGTATATCTGCGTAATAATGTTAAATGCAGTAAAGAAAAAAATCATATATCCGATCCTTCCTCATCAGAAATATTAAGGCTGCTCGAACTCCATCAGTGGAACAGGTCAAAGGTAGCAAAGGAATTAAGTATTAACCGATCAACTCTCTGGCGAAAATTAAAATCAATGGGTATAGAATAAATCAACATTATAATTCACTACTCCCTTCCTCAATGTTGCAATGCAACAAAATGATGCACCATCCTTTAACATTTTACAACCAAATAAGATAGCACCATAAACTTACTGCAGTGTTGCAACTGCCGCATTTATAGCATTCAAATTTTTATCTCTAACTCAATATTTTTTCTGGTAAAAGATTTGCTTGTATAAAAATATTATGAGCGAAATGTTAGCAAATCATTATTTCCAGAATCGTAAATTCATTACAGCCGCACCCTTGCTTGAAAAAGCTCTTAAGTATTCCAATGATGATTCTTTAAAGAAGAAGCTAATCATCTGTTACGCAGAAACCGGAAGAATTTCTGAAGCATTTAATTTATTCTGCTCTCTGATTAAAACAAACATTAAAATTATTTTGGATACAAATACTGCTGATGAAGATTGCCCCTGCCCCGATCTAATTTTTCAAATGGAAAACTCATTTTATTCAAATGATTTGGATTTTACAAACTTACTTCAATTGGGAATGCTCTGGCTATTTTGCGATAAAGAAACTTCACTCAATTATTTCCAAAAGGCGTTAACAATTCAGTCCAACAATAAAGAAATTATTGATACAATATCTATAATAAAAAAACATAATCAATCTCAGATGTTATCACACTAAACTAAAAGGAGTTCAAATGAAAAGTAATTTATCAAGAAAAGAATTTTTAGTTAATGCCTCCAGAGCTGCCGTTGGTGTAACTGCAGTAGCCGGGTTCTCAAGCCTTGTTACAACTGCTACAACAAAAGCCAAACCTCTTATCACCCCCTGGCCCTGGCCTTATCAAGAGTTGGATGCAGAAGAAGTTAGACTTCAGGCTCATTATCTTTATTGGAATGATAAAGACTGCTGCGCCGGTGTATTCGGTGCTTTAGTTAATGCATTAGCTGCAAAAATAGGAGAACCATGGACTAACCTGCCAATGGAAGTTATGTTATTCGGACGCGGCGGCGGCGGAGGTTGGGGTACTCTTTGCGGTGTAATAAACGGGGGGGCAGCACTCATAAGTCTGGTTACTGAAAAAGCTGCATCAGGTCCGCTTTTAACAGAACTTTTTGGATGGTACACTCAGGCTGAATTACCAAGTGATGCAGCAAATGATATCGCAGTTAATGGCGGGTATCTTGTTCATAATTATGACGATGCATTAGTTCAGAATGTTTCCGGAAGTCCGCTTTGTCATATATCTGTTACTGAATGGTGCGTTGCAGCCGGCAAAAAAGTTAGTGATGTTGAAAGAAAAGAAAGATGCGGCAGAATCGCCGGTGATTGCGCTGCAAAAACTGTTGAACTTTTAAATGCCTACTTCGCTGGAACTTTTGTTCCAACTTATGTTGATCCTGAAACTGTTACTGCATGTTTAGGCTGCCACGGAACTGCATTCATGAATAATGTTATGACTAAAATGGAATGCACATCCTGTCATGGTGACCCGCATGATACCTCCGCAGTTGAACCAACCGGCGGAATAGTATCCTCATTTTCACTGAGTCAGAATTATCCTAATCCATTTAATCCAAGCACGAAAATTAATTTTGCAGTCCCGCAAACAGAAAAGGTTCGTCTTGATGTTTATGATATTCAGGGTAAATTAATTAAATCCTTAGTTGATTACGATCTGTATCAGCCAGGGAATTACAGTGTTGAATGGAACGGAAGAGATAATCACGGTAAGAATGTTGCCAGTGGCATTTACTTTGTCAAAATGCAGGCAGGTAAATTTGCACAAACAAAAAAGATGAATCTTGTAAAATAAACTTTATAAATCTTAAATTCTTTTTACTCATTGCTTTAAATGGCGGTCACTTAATCAGTGATCGCCATTTTTTTTAATTAAAATCTTTCCAACTCAGGTTATTAATACGAATAAATCTTTAAACCGTTAAAACGGTTTCCTTCGCTGCTCGAGCTTTTTTAACCTATGGAATAAATTCCATAGAGAACCGAAATAGTTTTTCTGATTGTATTTCCCTTTCAGGTTCTCAATGCGATTTATCGCATTGAAAAAACATAGACTAAAAAAGTCTTAACGGTTTTAACCGTTTACCTACCCACCCATTAAACAGTTAAAACGGATTTGCGACTGGTTTAGCTTCTTTTTAGCAGGTGTTTTTATGTAACACTTACTGAAGCCAAAACTATTTACACTTTAGTTACGAACACTCAAATGAACAATTATAAATTGGAAATCTTGAATAGCGAATTAAAGATTAGAAAAATATTTATAATAATCGTAGTAAGTGCTTGGCATAATCCTTAAAATGTCTCTCAAGGATCATCAAAATAAAATATAGTTACTATTGCAAAAATGTTATATTTTTTGGCTGTATGATTTGATCTTTTAGTTAATTTCAACTAATAATACAAGGAGGGGTTATGTCCCCAAAGTCAGATGCAAGTCAGGTAAAGTTTAATCTTCTTTTCAAGAATCATCCACTACCGATGTGGATTTACGATATTCAATCTCTCGCCTTTCTCAAAGTTAATGACGCTGCTGTAAAATATACGGCTACTCACGTAAAAAATTCCTTACACTTACTCTAAAAGATATCAGACCCAAAGAAGATGTTTCCCGGTTGATAAAGGATGTTTCTAAAAAACGTCCGGCACTTCAACAATCCGACGATTGGCGGCACAAATTAAAAAGCGGAAAAATTATTGATGTTGAAATAACTTCTCACACAATAAAATATAACGGTCGTAAAGCTGCGCTTGTAACTGCAAAAGATATTACCGATAAAAAACTTGCAGAAGAAAAAATAAATAAACTGAATAAAGTTTATGCTGTTTTAAGCGAGGTCAATCAAACAATAGTGCGCATCCGAGACGATAAGAAGTTATTTAAAAACATTTGCCGCATAGCTGTTGAGAAAGGCGGCTATGTAATGGCGTGGATTGGAATGATTGATACAAAAGAAAATAAAGTAAAAGTAATTGCTTCAGCAGGTGTTACTAAAGATTACTTAAAAAAAATAAATATTGATTTGAATGATAAAAAGCGAAGCGGCGGACCGACGGGATTAGCAGTAAAAACCGGCAAGCACGTTATTTCTAATAATATTGAAGAAGACAAAAGAATGCTTCCCTGGCGAAAGGATGCAATCAAATACGGTTACAAATCTTCTGCATCTTTTCCAATTAAATTGTTTGGTAAAGTTGTTGGATCATTCTCCCTTTACTCATCGCAGGAATTGTTTTTTAATCATGAGGAAATAAAACTCCTCCATGAGATGGTTAAGGATTTATCCTTTGCTTTAGAATTTATTAAAGAAGAAAATATAAAAAGAGAGGCTGAGGAAGCATTGCGTGAAAGCGAAGAAAATCTTTCTATTACTTTACATTCCATCGGGGACGCAGTAATTACAACAGATAATAAAGGCATTATAAATAAGATGAATCCAACTGCAGAAAAATTATGCGGCTGGAAAATAAATGGTGTAAAAGGAAAACATCTCAATGATGTATTTAGAATAATAAATGCTGATAGCCGATTGGCGGTTGAAAGTCCATTTGAGAAAGTAATTAAAACCGGTAAAGTGATAGGTTTAGCAAACCATACAGTACTTATATCCCGCGATGGAAAAGAAAGAAATATAGCTGACAGTGCTGCGCCAATTAAAGATGCTAATGGAAAAATTAAAGGCGTGGTACTTGTATTTTCTGATGTGACTGAAGCATATAAAACACGAAAAAAATTAGAGCGTAACGAACAACTTCTTCAAGAATCTCAGAAGATCGCTCGTTTAGGTAACTATACGTGGGATTTATCAAAAGGTTTTTGGACAAGCTCAGATATCCTTGATGATATTTTTGGAATAGATAAAAACTATATTCGTTCCTTAGAAGGTTGGGCTGCTATTGTTCATCCTGATTTCAGGGAAATAATGAAAAATTATGTTATTGAAGATGTTATAGGTAAACGCAAAAGTTTTGATAAAGAATATAAAATTGTCAGGATTAAAGATGGTAAAGAACTATGGGTTCATGGCTTGGGTGAACTTGAGTTTGATAATAAGAAACAGCCGGTAAGATTAAAAGGGACAATAAGTGATATCACCAAGCGCAAGCTGGTAGAAGAAGCATTGTTTAAAAGCCGTAAAGAATTTAAATCCTATTTTGATTCGGGTTCAATCGGTTTAAGCGTTACAGCTCCAGATAAAACCTGGCTTGAAATTAATCAACGACTTTGCAAAATGTTGGGATATACTAGAAAAGAATTAATCGGACTTACCTGGGATTTAATCACTTATCCTGAAGATATATTTGAGAATTTAAATTTGTTTCAACAAGCACTTGATGGTAAAATAGATAATTACGAGATGGACAAGAGATTTATCAGAAAAGATGGCAGAATTATTTATGTTACACTTTCGGTTGTTTGTCAGCGTAATGATGATAGGACTGTTAATCATTTTCTTTCTTCTTACAATGATATTACTGAACGTAAACAAGCCGAAGAAGCCTTGCAGAAAAGTGAAAATGAATTGCGGGTTATTCTCGAATCCACTGCTGATGGTATTTTAGCCGTTGACCAAAATGGTAAAATCATCAAAACTAATAAACGATTTGCTGAGCTTTGGAAAATACCAAAGACTCTGATTAACTTGGGAGATGATGAAGCACTTTTGAAATTTGTATTGGATCAATTACTCAACCCGGAGCAATTCCTTAATAAAGTACATCGACTTTATAATACAT is a genomic window of Ignavibacteriales bacterium containing:
- a CDS encoding PAS domain S-box protein, with protein sequence MIKDVSKKRPALQQSDDWRHKLKSGKIIDVEITSHTIKYNGRKAALVTAKDITDKKLAEEKINKLNKVYAVLSEVNQTIVRIRDDKKLFKNICRIAVEKGGYVMAWIGMIDTKENKVKVIASAGVTKDYLKKINIDLNDKKRSGGPTGLAVKTGKHVISNNIEEDKRMLPWRKDAIKYGYKSSASFPIKLFGKVVGSFSLYSSQELFFNHEEIKLLHEMVKDLSFALEFIKEENIKREAEEALRESEENLSITLHSIGDAVITTDNKGIINKMNPTAEKLCGWKINGVKGKHLNDVFRIINADSRLAVESPFEKVIKTGKVIGLANHTVLISRDGKERNIADSAAPIKDANGKIKGVVLVFSDVTEAYKTRKKLERNEQLLQESQKIARLGNYTWDLSKGFWTSSDILDDIFGIDKNYIRSLEGWAAIVHPDFREIMKNYVIEDVIGKRKSFDKEYKIVRIKDGKELWVHGLGELEFDNKKQPVRLKGTISDITKRKLVEEALFKSRKEFKSYFDSGSIGLSVTAPDKTWLEINQRLCKMLGYTRKELIGLTWDLITYPEDIFENLNLFQQALDGKIDNYEMDKRFIRKDGRIIYVTLSVVCQRNDDRTVNHFLSSYNDITERKQAEEALQKSENELRVILESTADGILAVDQNGKIIKTNKRFAELWKIPKTLINLGDDEALLKFVLDQLLNPEQFLNKVHRLYNTSNEDLDTLIFKDGRVFERYSTPLLMEDKISGRVWSFRDITQQNRADASLRKSEERFRNLVENINEVFYLSNGEGKIEYCSPNSFTSIGYSLQDILGKSYIRLIAPIDRRLVVDHYLEQTLNRSSDSVLEFRVRRKDGTIIWVEQITHFVRDATGNVVEYRNVARNINDRKLAESKLQNERLLLRTLIDNIPDSIYLKDLTLRKTLANAADVRYAGAKLELEVLGKTDFEVYPKELAEKFFADDQSVIQTGIPVLNREEYIIDDKKQIRWLLSSKLPLRDKDGRIIGLVGIGRDITNANKPKKNYAKAKKTCKSFSMMIYLQIIFLPLPGSY